The DNA region GCAGTCGAGCTTACATATACTGCAAAAGACGGCGAAACTTATATTTTTCACTTGATCGACACCCCAGGACATGTGGATTTTACGTACGAAGTATCTCGTAGTCTTGCTGCCTGTGAAGGTGCGGTTTTAGTTGTTGATGCAGCCCAAGGGATCGAAGCTCAAACATTAGCTAATGTTTATTTAGCGTTGGATAACGACTTAGAAATTTTACCGGTGATCAATAAAATCGATTTACCAGCGGCAGATCCCGAACGTGTTCGGACTGAGATCGAAGATGTGATCGGAATCGATGCTAGTGAAGCAGTTTTGGCTAGTGCTAAAGCAGGGATCGGTATTGAAGATATTTTAGAGCAGGTCGTAGAGTATGTGCCAGCACCAGCTGGCGATTTAGATGCACCGTTGAAGGCATTGATTTTCGACTCTGTTTATGATAGTTACCGTGGTGTCGTATTGAATGTTAGGGTCATGGATGGTGTAGTTAAACCAGGTGATAAGATTCAGATGATGAACAATGGTAAAACATTTGATGTAACCGAAGTCGGCGTCTTCTCACCAAAAGCGGTTGCTCGTGACTATTTGATGGTCGGTGATGTCGGTTATATCACGGCCAGCATCAAAACAGTACAAGATACTCAAGTTGGGGATACAGTCACATTAGCAGAGAATCCAGCACAAGAAGCTTTGCCTGGATATCGTAAAATGAATCCAATGGTTTATTGTGGTCTATATCCAATTGACAATTCTCGATACAATGATTTACGAGAAGCATTGGAAAAACTTCAATTGAACGATGCTGCATTACAATTCGAACCAGAAACATCTCAAGCCTTAGGGTTTGGTTTCCGTTGCGGATTTTTAGGATTGCTGCATATGGATGTTATTCAAGAGCGTTTGGAACGTGAATTTAATTTAGATCTTATCACGACAGCGCCTTCTGTTATTTATCATGTCAATAAAACGGATGGCTCACAAGTCGTTGTTGATAATCCAGCTGATTTTCCTGAACCAGTAACGATCGATTCTGTAGAAGAACCTTTTGTTAAAGCACAGATCATGGTACCGAATGAGTATGTTGGTGCGGTAATGGAATTGTCTCAACGTAAACGGGGAGAATTCGTAACCATGGATTACTTAGATGATTATCGTGTAAATGTAGTGTATGAATTACCTCTATCGGAAATTGTTTTTGATTTCTTTGATAAGCTAAAATCAAGTACAAAAGGCTATGCTTCACTAGATTATGAAATGTCTGGTTATAGAACGAGCCGTCTTGTGAAAATGGATATCTTATTAAACAGCGAAAAAGTCGATGCTTTAAGCTTTATCGTGCATAGAGACTTTGCTTACGAACGGGGCAAAGCTATCGTAGAAAAATTAAGAAAACTGATTCCAAGACAACAATTTGAAGTGCCGATCCAAGCAGCGATCGGGCAAAAAATCGTGGCTAGATCAGATATCAAAGCATTGCGTAAAAATGTCTTAGCGAAATGTTATGGTGGAGATGTTTCTCGTAAACGTAAATTATTAGAGAAACAAAAAGAAGGGAAGAAACGAATGAAACAAATTGGTTCGGTGGAAGTACCTCAGGAAGCCTTCATGGCGGTTCTGAAAATGGACGAGGACGAACCGAAGAAATAGGATTTTAAATAGGAAGCTTAGTGTTATCAGCCGTCTTTGGTTGCTAAAAAACATCCAAACTTCTTTAATAAACATTTTTATTCATGCTTGTTTCACTATTGGTATAGTATAAAAGTATCTTCGAAAGAAGGTACTTTTTTTGTACAATCAAATTGAGTAAGAAATCGAGCTTATGAGAAGAAAATATCTTTAAAAAAAAAATGAATCAAGATAAGTTGCCAAATAAGAGAAGAAACGTTGTTTCTTTAAAAAGTTTCATTTTGATGGTTCAGATTTAGAAGCTCCAAAATACGAAATTGAAAGTTGATTTAGTTTAACAATTTTGCTATACTGACCTTGAAAATAATTAAGCCATCTAAAAATGAATGGAGTATGCTTGGTGAGTGTAACAGGTATCTAATCAATAAGCTGAATAGACAAATAAACGTAGGTTTATTTGTTTTGCTTGTAGAAGTGATATCTGTCGAATAAATAGGATTATTGTAATCTTAGACGATAGGGTGACTATCGTCTTTTTTTGTATTTTTTAGAAGGCTGATTATTTTGGACAGGTATCTCTTAAGAACAAATGGGAATATTTACAAATCGATGAAATCAAATAGATTTTCGTATCAATGAAAAGATTTCCCTTTCGAAAATAGGAGAAAAAGTATGAATACAACAAAAATAGTAAATCAGATAGTTGAAATAAAAGCTCAAGTAGCTGCTGTTCACAAAGATATATTTGAAATAATAAGTGAGGAAGGTACAAGATTTGCCCATATTAAACGAGGACATTACTTCAATGAACAAGTAGATTATCCAGCAACTGGTGATTATGTAATGATAAATTGGCAAGGAGAAGATAAAAGTCAAATTCTTCGTACATTGCCTCGACGCTCTACTTTAACTCGAGCTGACCATGTTGAAAATAAAGAACAAATAATCGCTACGAATTTTGATTATATCTTTATTCTTCAAGCAGTAAATCAAGATTTCAATATTCGCCGTTTAGAACGTTATCTAACTCTTGCATGGCAGTCCGGTGGAGTACCAGTAGTGATTTTGACTAAAAGTGACCTCAATGAAAATCATGCTGATCTGATTTCAGCAGCACAGCAAGTCGCAATTGGAACAACCGTTCATATTGTTAGTGCACATACAAAAGTAGGACTGAAGGAGCTTGATCGTTATTTGAAACCAGATAAAACAATTGTTTTAGTAGGTTCTTCAGGAGTTGGCAAATCAACATTGATCAATGGTTTAATGGATAAAAAGGTTATGAAGATCAAAGAAATTCGTGAAAAAGATGGAAGAGGTAGACATACAACGAGTCATCGTCAATTATTTGTTTTGAGTAATGGTGCCAAAATAATTGATACACCAGGTATGCGGGAAGTCGGCATATGGAATGCGTCAGAAGGGCTGGGGCAAAGTTTTTCTGATGTAGAGCATTACTTTGGAAAATGTAAATTTAGAGATTGTCAGCATCAAAGTGAACAAAACTGTGCCATTAAAATAGCGCTACAAGCCGGTGACCTATCTCTTGAAAGATGGGAAAGCTACTTGAAGTTACACGCAGAAGCAAAATATACCAGCAACAAAACTGCCTATTTAAAAGAAAAAACGCAGACAGAAAAAGGCATTAGTAAATTAGTCAAAGAATTAAAAAGTATCTATCAAGTCAATGCTTGCTTAGAAAGTTTTATTTGTAAAGAATGTGGAAGACTAGTAAATCCAGAATACGCTGGAAGTAATCACCGAAATCATTGTCCTTATTGTTTAACAAGTATCCATGCAGATAATTTACCTGGCGATCGTGCTTCATTATGCAAGGGAAAAATGGATGCAATCAGTATTTGGTCAAAAAAAGATGGTGAGTGGGCAATAATTCATCGTTGTAGAAGCTGCGGAACCTTAAAGTCAAATCGAATCGCAGCAGATGATGATCAAAATCGTTTAGTTGATTTAGCAAATAAAGCGATACAACACCCGCCTTTTATAATAGAAAATACAAAATAACTTTTAGTAATAAGAAGTAGGAGACGCTATGACTTACAATATCCATCATATACAGATCACAGTAGAGGACGTAAAAAAAGCTGAGCCATTTTATGATCAACTATTTGCACTCTTAGGTTTCGATATACAAAAGAAATACTCTGGTTATTTAGAGCACGCAGATATGGAAGTGATCGAATATTTAAGTGATGCATTTGATTTCGGTATTTCTTCGCCCAAAAGAACATTTACTAAAGAGAAAGTTGATTCAAGGAAACCCGGTTCTATTCAGCATATTGCTTTTAAAGCAGGGAGTAAGCAAGAAGTAGATGAAATTTTTCCAAAAATTCAAGCGCTGGGTGTAAAAATTCTTCATGGCAAGCCTAAGGAATATAAAGAGCGGATCGCACCAGATTATTACGCATTATTTTTTGAAAGTCCAGATGGTATTTGTTTTGAAATTTTCCATTATTGAAAACCCTCCACTAGACCACCTTCCAATCATTTTTGGCTAGAATGAATCTAGAAAATGATTGGAGGGAAAAGATGATCGATCAAAAAAACAAAGCAATTGAAGTGAAAGATCTAGTAAAAACATTTGGAGAAAAACGTGCAGTTGATAAATTGAGTTTTACTGTAGAGAAAGGGACGATATTTGGATTGCTCGGTCATAATGGGGCAGGGAAATCAACGACGATCGATTGCCTCTTAGGTACGCAAAAATATGATTCCGCAAGTATCACCTTGTTAGGCAAAGACCCAAGAAAAGAGCGAAAGAAGCTTTTTCAATATGTGGGTGTCCAGTTTCAAGAAGCAGCTTTTCAAAATCAGTTGAAGGTCAAAGAAATCTGTGAAATTACTCATTCCTTGTACAAAAAGCCGATTGACTGGATGAAAACACTGGATGAATTTGGTCTTTCAGCAAAGTTGAATTCGTTTTTGGCTACATTATCAGGCGGAGAAAAGCAAAAGCTATGTATCCTACTAGCGATCATGGGAAATCCGGAGATCATATTTTTAGACGAGTTGACAACAGGACTTGATCCCAAAGCAAGAAGAGACGTTTGGCGGTACTTGCTGATGCTTAAAGAAAAAGGTGTGACTATTTTTCTGACTTCACATTATATGGATGAAGTAGAAACCTTATGTGATCGTATTTTAGTCCTAAAAGAGGGCAAAGAAGTGGCAAGCGGTACAGTAGCAGAAATAATATTAGAAAGTAAAAAAGACACACTTGAAGAAGCTTTTCTAACACTTATCGGGGAGGAATATTAAGATGAAGACATTTTGGTTACTTTATAAATCAGAAGCAAAACTGTCGATAAGAGAAATGTCTTCCATTATTTTTGGTATTTTTGTTCCGCTTGGCATTGTTTCTCTTATGGGATTTATGGATTCTAGTAATGATTCGCTGAATACAGCTTTTGTATCAGTTTCGACTGTAGGAATTTGTTCAGCAGGTGTGATGGGTCTTCCTCTGGCATTATCTTCTTACCGTGAACGAAAAATCTTGAAAAGATATCAGGTTACACCAATTAGTCCGATCCAATTACTTTTGGCTCATCTACTTTTTTGCTTTACGATCAGCATTGTATCGATGCTTTTATTATTAGGCGTATTAGCTGCTTTCTTTCAATTTTCTTATGTTGGCAACTGGGCTTACTTTATCCTCGCTTATCTTTTAGTGATGATTTCCATTCATGCCATTGGTTTGATCGTTGCCAGTTTATCTCCTAGTGAAAAAGCAACGGGCGCGATAAATTCAGCAATCTTCTTTCCAATGTTCTTTTTATCAGGAGCGACAGTTCCTTATGAAATCATGCCAAAAGGACTACAGAAAATAGCGGATATTATGCCATTGACGCAAGGCATCAAGTTATTAAAGGCTGTTACGTTTCGAGAAGAAAATGGGATACTTTATATGGTTTTACTATTAACAGCTATTTCCATTATTGGAATTTTTATTGCTGTGCGCTATTTTAGATGGGAATAAGGATAGTTGTTTATAGCTAATTCTTCATATGTTGAGAATAGTTTAGATAAACTTTGTGCGAAAGCATGATTAAAATAGCTACTCTTATTTATTCTACTTATCTCGAAAATAATCGAACCATCTAAAAATTGAAAGGAGCATGTCTGGTGAGCATCACAGGTATCTGATCAATAAGCTGAAAAACGGATAGACTACGGTCTATTTGTTAAGCTGGTAGAAGTAGTCTTTTTGGAATCATAGGATTTTTGTAGACTTAGACGATAGTTTTATACTATCGTCTAAGCCTGTAAACAAAATTAAATTTGAAAAACAACATTGAATATGCGTCTATAATTATTCAATCGTACTTTTTTACTTTTGATTCTGCTACAATTTACTAAACCAAAATTTATAGAGGTGGAATTGCTATATGGAAAGATATATTGCACTATTAAGAGGTATCAACATAAGCGGCAAGAATAAGATAGCTATGTCTGAGTTAAAAGTAAGTTTTACAGAACTGGGATATTCAGCAGTTTCTACACATCTCAACAGTGGGAATGTTGTTTTTTCCAGTGATACAGACACTATAGATATTCTTGCAGATACAATAAAAACGACGATAAAAAATAAGTTCAAACTGGACATACCAGTTTTTGTTATTTCCCAGAAAGAACTGGAAGATATATTAGCTAAGGCTCCTGCATGGTGGGGGGGAAATAACAAAGAACTATATGATAATTTAATTTTTATGTTTCCTAAATTATCGTATGACGAGTTTTATAGTGAGATTGGGAGTCCTAAAGATGAGTATGAGAAAGTATACAATTATAAAAATGCTATCTTCTGGTCTTTTAAGCGTAAGGATTATCAAAAGACAAATTGGTGGTCAAAAACTGCCCATTCTAAAGTAAGTGACAAGATCACAGTTAGAACAGCAAATACAGTAAGAAAAATAGTTGAAATTTAGTCAGGAAGATTCATATTCAATATCTTAATGATACTCATTTAGATGGCCGGATTGTTAAGACAGATTATATTAAAAAAAATAAAAGAACTATTACTAGGAGGAAAATATGACTATTACGATTAGACATGAAGACGAAAAAGATTATAGAATCGTAGAAGAAATCACACGAGAAGCATTTTGGAATTTATATTTTCCAGGAGCAGTCGAACATCTACTGGTTCACAACATCAGAAAACATCCTGACTTTATCCCCGAATTGTCCTTCGTTATTGAATTAGACAATCAGATCATCGGTAGTATTTTCTACACAAAAGCGAAAGTGATCGATAAGGAGGGGATCGAGCATCCGATCATAACTTTCGGGCCAGTGAGTATTTCACCAGAATATCATCGACAGGGATTCGGTCGGATGTTGATTGAGCACTCACTTGCTGAAGCGAAAAGACTAGGCTTTAATGCCATTATTCTTGGCGGCTTTACGTATCATTACCATCCATATGGATTTGTAGGGACAAAGAAATATAATATATCGATGCCTGATGGTAAATTTTATACTGGCGTAATGGCATTGCCTCTATTTGAAGGTGCATTAGATGGCATAAGCGGTAGCGTTCATTTTTCAGAAGCGATGTATCCAGATGAATCCATCTTAGATGATTTTGACAAAACATTCCCACCAAAAGAAAAAAAAGTTCTACCGCATCAATCAGACTTTGAAAAAGCTGTCAGTGAAATTGATACGTATGATTACTGATTGAAAATGAGCGAATCACTTTTATAGAAAATTAGAAAAGAACAATCTATCCATTTTTAGTTTTCGAAACCCTACACTATAACACCAATGTACCCTTTCTTGATAAGATCATTGAGAAAGGGGAAGTTATCATGTCAAATACTAAAGAAAATGAACGTCTAAAAGAAGTCATAAAAAAAATTGAAAAGAAAATTGAACAAATCGATGGGACTGTAATTGCCAATGAACAAGCTTATAAAGATATCAAAAAATATACAGTTGAGTATAAAAATGAATTGGACAAGTATGAGGTTTACAATCACCAGCAAAACTTAAGTTTTATTGATAAGCGTAATAACTTTGAAACGAACATCAGAAAAAAGCTGGCATATTTAAAAGAAACACCTTACTTTTCAAGAATTAAGTTTCAGTTTGAAGATGACGAAGACGTAGAGAATTTTTACATTGGTAGGTATGGATTTGCGGATGATCTAGGACAACAGCTGATCTATGATTGGCGTGCACCGATTTCCTCATTGTATTATGATTTTAGCTTAGGTTCTGCTTACTACGAGTCATTAGGAAAGAGATTTTATGGATATTTAAAAGGTAAACGGCAGTTTGAAATTGAAAAGGGCGAGCTTAAATTTGTTGTCGATACAGATGATACAGTGAATGATGACTTTTTGATGAATGAGCTGAGTAAAAATACTTCAAATGAAATGAAGACCATTATTCACACGATTCAAAAAGAACAAAACGAAGTAATCAGAGATGTAAAAGCCAAGAACTTGATTATCCAAGGTGTGGCTGGTTCTGGAAAAACATCTATCGCCCTCCATCGAATTGCTTATTTACTTTATCAAAAAAGAGAAGAGCTGCAGGCTTCAGATATTTTGATTCTATCACCAAATGATGTTTTCTCGAGTTACATTTCAACTGTTTTGCCTGAATTAGGAGAAGATGAGCTAAATCAGCTTGAAATCACGCAACTTGTCCAACCAATGATTGAAGAAAAGCTAACAGTAACTGACAGACAAGGTGAAATAGATCGAATCGTAGAAAAGCCAAAGTCAAAAGAGGCTGAAACCTACTTGTATAAAAGGTCAGAGAAATTCTTTTTGTCCTTGAAAAACCATATCCAACAGCTAAATAATAGATTGTTTTCTGAAGATATCATCGTTGATCATCAGTACACATTTTCAAAAAAAGAATTGGAAAAAGTAAATAATACTCTTACGGAAAGCGCATTGTTCGATAGAGCTAAGCAATTAGCACGGCAATTAAGTAAGATCGCGCCTGAAAATGAACAAAATCATATACGCGAAGCAATAGAAAAAGAGTTGCGAAACAGGTTGCAAATAACAACTAGCTTGAATGAGTACGTGAACTTCTTGATGTTAGAAAAGATTCCCTTTAATCAAAACAAAAATAAGATTGATTATGCTGATCTATTTCCATATCTCTATTTCAAAATGAACATTGAGGGAATTCTTCCCAATCGTCAAATCAAACATATTGTTATTGACGAAATGCAAGATTATTCGCTGCTGCACTTTTATGTGCTGGATCGTTTGTTTCCTTGCCAAAAAACAATTTGCGGAGATGTCAATCAAGATTTACTGACAACCGAAATGAATTTTTTAGAGCGACTACAAACCGTTGTTCCAAACAACCGTGTAGTCACATTCAATACCAGTTATCGTTCCAGCTATGAAATAATTAAATTTGCTAAACGATTTACGACAAATAATGCACTCACTCCGATTGAACGTCACAATAAAGAAGTTGAACTTATGTATGTTGATCACCAAAAGGAAAAACAAGAAAAGCTAATCAAAATAGTAGAAAGATTTGAAACGTCAGCTCATAAAACCTGCGGCATCATTTGTCAAACTTGGGATGAAGTTGCTAAAATTAAAAAAAAGCTCTCTTCTTATGAGATCACTCGTTTTGGGAAGCAGTCCTCAGCTATGACTGAAGGTATCATTATCACGACGCCTCAATATGCTAAGGGCTTAGAGTTCGACCAAGTGATCCTGACAGATATCAGGAAGGAACAATTATCGGCAAAAAGCAATCTTCTGTATACAAGCTGTTCTAGAGCACTTCATGAACTAACGCTTTTTATTTTGAATGATGGGGGAGAAACGGATGGACACGTATAAAACTTCTGAAGTAGCAAAAATAGTTGGTTTTCATCCTAACACGATTCGACGCTATGAAGAGTGGGAACTGATTCCTAAGCCTCAAAGAGCTAAAAATGGCTATAGAATATACAATGAGTATCATGTTGAATTGATAAAAACTGCAAAAGTTGCTTTCCAGGTCGAGGTGCTCCAATCTGGATTAAGAGCAATGATGAGAGAGCTGATCAAAGCTTTGGCAAAATATGAATTTGCTGCAGCAACAGCACTGCTCAACGATTATGTATTGGCTATCGATCAAGAGATCGATGAGGCGAATGAAGCGATTCATATCGTTGAAGATATGATCAATGGAAAGATCGAAGAGGAAGACATTTCTTTAAAGCGTAGTGAAGCAGCGGATTACTTAGGCGTGACGACAGATGCGTTAAGAAACTGGGAGCTGAATGGCTTGTTATCGTTAAAGAGAAGTCAAAATGGCTATCGCATTTATGCAGCAGATGATCTGAAGCGATTAAAAATCATTCGTATATTACGTTCAGCAAAATATTCATTAGAATCCATTTTACGCTTACTTCATTTTGTCGATCGCAAAGAAGAACATGATATAAAAGCTATTTTGAATACCCCTGAACCGTCAGAGGACATCATCTCCGTCTGTGATAAGCTGATTCTCTCTTTGGAGAAGGCTAAAATGAATACAGTCGAATTAGCCCAACGTATCGATACATTGAAAAAAATTGCTGCGACAATGGATGTGTAAACTGTCATGTAAAAAGTTATAAGTTTTAAAGGAAGGAGGCATAAGTATGGAGCAACAACTTGGACTTTGGGAATCAATAGTAGCTATTTTAACTTTGAAACCAATCTATGGGTTAGGCGCATTTGCCGTGTTTAGTTTCTTATTGTGTCTTACAAGAAAAAATAAACAGTCTTCAAGAATAGTGGTCGCCTCCTTGCTACTATTTTATTATATGAGTGTGACATTTTTGAACGTTTTCGGTATACCAACTTTAAGTGAGTTATATAGGATTAACGGCTTTAAAAAGCAAGTATTCAATCCGAACATCAATCTGATCCCATTTAGAGAAGGCATAAGTTTAGGCTTTCTGTTTAACATCGCTTGTTTTATACCAATAGGCTTTTTGTGTCCGATAATTAGTAGGGTGTATGGAAAAATAAAATATGCTTTTTTAATTGGTATAAGCATTTCATTAGTGATCGAGATCAGTCAATTATTTACCGTTAGCAGAGCTACAGATATTGACGACCTACTTGCAAATAGTTTGGGAACAGTGATTGGTTGCATCATTTTTATATTAGTATCAAAACGAACAAGAAACAAAGTGACAGCAAGCCCTAATGAAGAATTTATTTTTTCCGGAATGATACCTATACTAATTGTGTTACTGGCTTTTGTAATGACTTTTTTTAGTTAGAAAGAGTTGAATTTTCTGGAAACATTAAAATACTATTTCTAATGAACCAAAATAATTTGACAAACCTCTCCATGGTGAACCGTAAACGAATTCCAGAAACTTGCTTCAAACCTCTCTAAAAAGAGATTTATATGGACTGTGAATAGCTACAATAAAAACGCATGTATTGATTAGTTATCGAAAATTAGAAGTGAATTCCAGCATTTTAGTTGTTGTAATGTAAAAGCACTAGAAAACAGCCTTATTAAGTCCAAAAGTAAAAAATGGAAATGAGGAAATGAACAATGAGTAAATATGAAAATTTATGGAAAGCGTTAGTATTAAATGGAAATGAAGATATTTATTTGAACTTTCAAGAAATAGAAACTATTTTAGGGTTTCCAATTGATCATTCTTTCCTGACGTATAAAAAAGAAGCGAAGAACTACGGCTATGAGGTAGGTAAAATTTCAATGAAAGAAAAAAAGGTACACTTCAAAAAAATATAGGATTATCTAGCCTCAAAAGCGGTTTGAGAAGATCTTTTTGAAAGGAGGAAACAGTGATGAATAAAGACCAGTGTCAACCAATTATTATCGAATTTCCTCTTAGAGGCGAATGGCATGCTCCTATCACACCAGTAAAGAGAATTCCTAGCCATGGTACGGATCGAATGGGGTTAAGATTTGCGTTTGATTTTGTACAGGTTGATTGGGAAAATAAGAGAAAGCCGTTTTACAACACTAGTTTTGCTAAGTACTTTTTCTTTGGAGTAACGTTAGATAAATGCTATTGCTGGGGGAAACCAATTTTTGCGCCTTGTGATGGTGAAATCGTAACAGTTAGAGATGGTGTTCCAGAACGTGCTGTTGTGCATTGGGTAGTAGATTCGGCAATTGCTATAAAAAATGCTCACTTCTTTAATGAATATAAAGACGACTTCAGTCAAATTGCTAGGAACTACCTTGTTATAAAGTGTCAAAATAATGTCTATATGGCATTTGTCCATTTACAAACGAATTCGATAAAAGGAGCCGTTGGTGATCGGATCAGAAAAGGAGAGAGACTGGGAAATGTTGGACATTCAGGGAATTCTACCTCCCCGCATTTACATTTTCAATTGATGGATAGCGTCGATATCGCACAGTCAAATGGTCTGCCCTTTTTATTTGAAGAATATGAAGTATATCGAAATGGTGTCTGGGAATCAGTCCATAATCAGATACCAGCAGAAACAGATCGAATTCGCTTTAATAAAAGTTAAGTTTTTTACAGTATACGTAGAAAACAGTGAGTAGAAGTATTTATTTTAGAAGAAGGAAAAATTATGTCGTGAGCGATAAACTAATTGTTCATGCTAAAGAGATTTGGTTATCAAAATGCTAGTTTTTCTAATTTAAATATTGATTTATCATTGTTTATTGGTTGTCTATCCACAGCGACAATGGACGAGTGTGAACCGAAGAAATAGCAATCAAAAGATGGATCTCCTAATAAGGTGATCCATCTTTTTTGTTCTATCTATAGACAATATATATCTGCAGATGTATAATATCTGTAAATATAGGATGATCATGCGACTGAACTTTTAAAGGTATCCAAAAAAGGAAACATGAAATCCATTCTTTAGAGCTTAAATCATAAATAATAGGAGGAAGTAATCATGTCATTTAAAGAAGAAATCGACCAACTAAAAGAAACATTTCAACAAACTAAAAAACAAGGAAAAGCTTTAGGTGAGAAATACGCTGAGGAAGGAAAAGGAATTGGTGAAGAATATAAAAACAAAGGAAAGGAAGTAGGAAAGCAATTTAAAGACCTTTCTAGTGGCATCAAAGATCGATTTAAATAGAAAAGCAGCGGCTGTTTTATGAA from Enterococcus sp. 9D6_DIV0238 includes:
- a CDS encoding MerR family transcriptional regulator; this translates as MDTYKTSEVAKIVGFHPNTIRRYEEWELIPKPQRAKNGYRIYNEYHVELIKTAKVAFQVEVLQSGLRAMMRELIKALAKYEFAAATALLNDYVLAIDQEIDEANEAIHIVEDMINGKIEEEDISLKRSEAADYLGVTTDALRNWELNGLLSLKRSQNGYRIYAADDLKRLKIIRILRSAKYSLESILRLLHFVDRKEEHDIKAILNTPEPSEDIISVCDKLILSLEKAKMNTVELAQRIDTLKKIAATMDV
- a CDS encoding VanZ family protein codes for the protein MEQQLGLWESIVAILTLKPIYGLGAFAVFSFLLCLTRKNKQSSRIVVASLLLFYYMSVTFLNVFGIPTLSELYRINGFKKQVFNPNINLIPFREGISLGFLFNIACFIPIGFLCPIISRVYGKIKYAFLIGISISLVIEISQLFTVSRATDIDDLLANSLGTVIGCIIFILVSKRTRNKVTASPNEEFIFSGMIPILIVLLAFVMTFFS
- a CDS encoding M23 family metallopeptidase — its product is MNKDQCQPIIIEFPLRGEWHAPITPVKRIPSHGTDRMGLRFAFDFVQVDWENKRKPFYNTSFAKYFFFGVTLDKCYCWGKPIFAPCDGEIVTVRDGVPERAVVHWVVDSAIAIKNAHFFNEYKDDFSQIARNYLVIKCQNNVYMAFVHLQTNSIKGAVGDRIRKGERLGNVGHSGNSTSPHLHFQLMDSVDIAQSNGLPFLFEEYEVYRNGVWESVHNQIPAETDRIRFNKS